A region from the Brassica napus cultivar Da-Ae chromosome C8, Da-Ae, whole genome shotgun sequence genome encodes:
- the LOC106423788 gene encoding CDPK-related kinase 8, which translates to MGGCTSKPSTSGRPDNPFFPGNDYPLIDNPTPSASKASPFFPFYTPSPARHRRNKSRDVTGGESKSVTSTPLRQLRRAFNPPSPAKHIRAALRRRKGKKEAALSAEATEAPPQEEGEELGLDKRFGFAKDFHSRVELGDEIGRGHFGYTCSAKFRKGELKGQVVAVKIIPKSKMTSAIAIEDVRREVKILQALSGHKNLVQFYDAFEDNANVYIAMELCEGGELLDRILARGGKYSEDDAKPVIIQILNVVAFCHLQGVVHRDLKPENFLYTSKEENSQLKAIDFGLSDFVKPDERLNDIVGSAYYVAPEVLHRSYTTEADVWSIGVIAYILLCGSRPFWARTESGIFRAVLKADPSFDEAPWPFLSSEAKDFVKRLLFKDPRRRMSASQALMHPWIRGYDRDMNIPFDILIFRQIKAYLRSSSLRKAALRALSKTLITDEIIYLKTQFSFLSPNKDGFITLGSIRSSLSSNATDEMKETRIPEFLALLNGLQHRGMDFAEFCAAAINVHQHESLDCWEESIRHAYELFERNGNRAIVIEELASELGVGPAITVHSVLHDWIRHTDGKLSFFGFAKLLHGVSVRPSVKTTR; encoded by the exons ATGGGAGGCTGCACCTCCAAACCCTCTACCTCCGGCAGACCTGATAACCCTTTCTTCCCCGGCAACGACTATCCCCTAATTGACAATCCCACCCCTTCAGCATCAAAGGCCTCTCCTTTCTTCCCCTTCTACACTCCTAGCCCTGCCCGCCACCGCCGCAACAAGAGCCGTGACGTCACCGGCGGAGAGAGCAAGAGCGTGACGAGCACGCCGCTCCGTCAATTACGGCGCGCGTTCAACCCTCCCTCTCCGGCGAAACACATCCGCGCGGCGCTACGGCGGAGGAAGGGCAAAAAGGAAGCTGCTTTATCGGCGGAAGCGACGGAGGCTCCGCCGCAGGAGGAGGGAGAGGAGCTAGGGCTGGACAAAAGGTTTGGTTTTGCAAAGGATTTCCACAGTAGAGTGGAGTTGGGGGATGAGATTGGTCGAGGGCATTTTGGGTATACTTGCTCTGCTAAGTTCAGGAAAGGTGAGCTCAAAGGTCAAGTGGTTGCTGTTAAGATCATCCCCAAAtctaag ATGACAAGTGCAATAGCTATAGAAGATGTGAGAAGGGAAGTGAAGATTCTACAGGCTTTATCTGGACATAAGAATCTGGTTCAGTTCTATGATGCATTTGAGGACAATGCTAACGTCTACATTGCCATGGA GCTATGTGAAGGCGGTGAACTACTTGACAGAATCCTAGCAAG GGGAGGGAAGTACTCAGAGGATGATGCAAAACCAGTGATTATACAAATACTAAACGTTGTAGCTTTTTGTCATCTCCAAGGAGTTGTTCATAGAGATCTTAAACCAGAG AACTTCTTGTACACTTCCAAGGAGGAGAACTCTCAGCTTAAAGCCATAGACTTTGGCTTGTCAGATTTTGTCAAACCAG ATGAGAGACTCAACGATATAGTTGGAAGTGCATACTACGTAGCTCCTGAAGTTCTACACAGATCATACACAACAGAAGCAGATGTATGGAGCATTGGAGTCATAGCATACATTCTACTATGTGGCAGCCGTCCGTTTTGGGCAAGAACAGAATCCGGAATCTTCAGAGCTGTTCTTAAAGCTGACCCTAGTTTCGATGAAGCTCCTTGGCCCTTCTTGTCCTCTGAAGCTAAAGATTTTGTTAAGCGGTTATTGTTTAAGGATCCCCGGAGAAGAATGTCAGCTTCCCAAGCCTTGA tGCATCCTTGGATCCGTGGTTATGATAGGGACATGAATATACCTTTTGATATCCTCATCTTTAGGCAGATAAAGGCCTACTTGCGATCTTCTTCATTGCGCAAAGCTGCTTTGAGG GCATTGTCCAAGACACTAATCACTGATGAGATTATTTACCTGAAAACTCAATTTTCTTTCCTCTCACCGAACAAAGATGGCTTCATCACTTTGGGAAGCATTAGATCGTCACTCTCAAGCAATGCCACAGATGAAATGAAGGAGACTCGAATCCCAGAGTTTCTTGCTTTG CTAAATGGACTTCAACACAGAGGAATGGACTTTGCAGAGTTTTGTGCAGCGGCAATAAACGTTCATCAGCACGAGTCGCTTGATTGTTGGGAAGAGAGCATTCGTCATGCTTATGAGCTATTTGAAAGGAATGGAAACAGAGCTATCGTTATTGAAGAACTCGCATCT GAACTTGGGGTTGGACCAGCTATAACAGTACATTCGGTTCTACATGATTGGATAAGACACACAGATGGGAAGCTGAGCTTCTTTGGGTTTGCTAAACTCTTACATGGTGTCTCTGTTCGGCCCTCGGTGAAAACTACACGGTGA
- the LOC106394221 gene encoding agamous-like MADS-box protein AGL97: MVKRGGTKRKAEIKKITDKSSKAVTFTKRRDGLFSKAAQLCLLGDAQIAILATPSSSHSNVSFFSFGHSSVDSVVSAYLSGQRPAPPPVPEDSREMREDIAVCMARKELGLGYWWEDEKLLASKSREEIMEAMESMQILWKAAERLRDEYVVEFDRRKGSHEKKEDMSNDQTTLISTEDDQIIAVCDSFFNYNNNNAALSTTPPDEDEHHHQIEAVSENYCSNKNALLSPPAAAGGGLNDLANVDLDTIFEGLADLDAELVASFLM, encoded by the coding sequence ATGGTGAAAAGAGGAGGAACGAAGAGGAAAGCTGAGATTAAGAAGATCACTGACAAAAGCTCAAAGGCTGTAACTTTCACGAAGCGAAGAGATGGTCTCTTCAGTAAGGCCGCACAGCTCTGTCTTCTCGGCGACGCTCAGATCGCTATCTTAGCAACTCCTTCTTCTTCCCATTCCAAcgtctctttcttctccttcgGACACTCCTCGGTCGATTCGGTGGTCTCCGCATATCTCTCCGGTCAAAGGCCCGCTCCTCCTCCCGTTCCGGAAGACAGCAGAGAGATGCGGGAGGACATCGCTGTTTGCATGGCTCGGAAGGAACTCGGGCTAGGCTACTGGTGGGAGGACGAGAAGCTTCTTGCGAGTAAGAGCCGGGAAGAAATCATGGAAGCCATGGAGTCCATGCAGATACTGTGGAAGGCTGCGGAGAGGTTGCGTGATGAGTACGTCGTTGAATTTGATCGAAGAAAAGGATCGCATGAGAAGAAGGAGGACATGAGTAATGATCAAACAACGCTGATCAGTACAGAGGATGATCAGATCATCGCTGTTTGTGACAGTTTCTtcaactacaacaacaacaacgctGCTTTATCAACAACTCCTCCTGATGAGGATGAACATCATCATCAGATTGAGGCTGTTTCTGAAAATTATTGCAGCAACAAGAACGCTCTGTTATCACCTCCGGCTGCTGCAGGAGGAGGTTTGAATGATCTAGCTAatgttgatttggatacaattTTTGAAGGTTTGGCCGACCTTGATGCTGAGCTTGTCGCTTCTTTTCTCATGTGA
- the LOC106423840 gene encoding peroxidase 10-like produces the protein MDRKIFSYWFITHLAILSLLFNEVVSSFPSGYNDGPKNDYNNGYNSGYNNGHNGGYNNGHGSRGYDMISNLDYRFYDRSCPRLQMMVKSGVWRAFKDDSRIAASLLRLHFHDCFVNGCDGSILLDDSEDFKGEKNALPNRNSVRGFDVIEDIKTDIESACPLTVSCADIVALAAREAVVLTGGPFWPVPLGRRDSLTASEQAANTNLPSPFEPLENITAKFVSLGLDFKDVVVLSGAHTIGFAQCFVFKHRLFNFKGSGQPDPNLAASSDLLSKLTDTCPNVDSSNSNLAPLDAASVVKFDNAYYVNLMNNVGLLDSDQILMSDSNAAALVKSYSENPYLFSGDFAVSMVKMGNIGVMTGSDGVIRARCGFPG, from the exons ATGGATCGCAAAATCTTTTCGTATTGGTTTATTACCCACCTAGCAATCTTAAGCCTTCTCTTCAACGAGGTCGTCTCCTCGTTTCCTTCGGGATATAATGATGGTCCTAAAAATGATTATAACAATGGTTACAATAGTGGTTACAACAATGGTCATAATGGTGGTTATAACAATGGTCACGGTTCTCGCGGATACGATATGATTAGTAATCTCGACTATCGATTCTATGACCGGTCTTGTCCTCGTCTACAGATGATGGTTAAGTCCGGAGTTTGGCGAGCTTTTAAAGATGATTCTCGAATCGCTGCATCGCTTCTCCGTCTCCACTTCCACGATTGTTTTGTCAAC GGTTGTGATGGCTCAATCCTTTTAGATGATTCAGAGGATTTCAAAGGAGAGAAGAACGCTTTGCCAAACAGAAATTCGGTTCGTGGTTTCGACGTAATAGAAGACATCAAAACAGATATTGAGAGTGCTTGTCCCTTAACCGTTTCATGCGCAGATATAGTTGCTCTTGCAGCTAGAGAAGCCGTTGTTCTC ACCGGAGGGCCGTTCTGGCCGGTGCCGTTGGGGAGAAGGGACTCGTTGACGGCGAGTGAGCAAGCGGCGAATACGAATCTGCCCTCACCGTTTGAGCCGTTGGAAAATATAACAGCCAAGTTTGTGTCTCTTGGACTTGACTTCAAAGATGTTGTTGTCCTCTCAG GAGCGCATACTATAGGATTTGCACAATGTTTCGTGTTCAAGCACCGGCTCTTCAACTTCAAGGGCTCAGGACAGCCTGACCCAAACCTAGCTGCCTCCTCAGATCTTCTCTCAAAGCTAACGGACACATGTCCTAATGTAGACTCATCTAACTCTAACCTTGCTCCTCTTGACGCAGCTAGTGTTGTCAAGTTCGACAATGCTTATTATGTGAACCTCATGAACAACGTTGGACTGCTTGATTCCGATCAAATCCTTATGTCGGATTCCAACGCAGCTGCTTTGGTGAAGTCGTACAGCGAGAATCCGTACTTGTTCTCGGGAGATTTCGCGGTTTCAATGGTTAAAATGGGGAATATTGGAGTTATGACCGGAAGTGATGGAGTGATTAGAGCAAGGTGTGGATTTCCAGGTTAA